Proteins encoded within one genomic window of Acinetobacter sp. WCHA55:
- a CDS encoding IS1 family transposase: MKITLQIKCPTCLSNNIKRNGIKVDGKQNHQCKDCKRQFIGDHALSYQGCNSGITGKILHLMVRGSGVRDIAEVERISIGKVLRTLSESIYQIQPKQSHYECLEVDELWTFVGNKKNKQWLIYAYHRESGEIVAYVWGKRDLATVQRLKARLKKLGVQYARIASDDWDSFITAFQCCKQVIGKFFTVGIEGNNCRIRHRIRRGFRRSCNFSKKLENHFKAFDLTFFYLNNGFV, translated from the coding sequence ATGAAAATAACGCTACAAATCAAATGTCCTACCTGTCTAAGTAACAATATAAAGAGAAATGGCATCAAAGTAGATGGGAAACAAAACCATCAGTGCAAAGATTGCAAACGTCAATTTATTGGTGATCATGCATTAAGCTATCAAGGGTGTAACTCAGGTATTACCGGCAAGATATTACATTTAATGGTCAGAGGAAGCGGTGTAAGAGATATTGCTGAAGTCGAGCGTATCAGCATTGGCAAGGTATTACGAACCTTAAGTGAATCGATCTATCAGATTCAGCCTAAACAAAGCCACTACGAATGTCTTGAAGTCGATGAACTTTGGACTTTTGTAGGGAATAAGAAAAATAAACAATGGCTTATTTATGCCTACCATCGAGAATCTGGAGAAATTGTTGCTTATGTTTGGGGTAAGCGGGATTTAGCAACGGTTCAACGTCTTAAAGCTAGACTTAAAAAGCTTGGGGTTCAATATGCTCGAATTGCGAGTGATGACTGGGATAGTTTTATCACAGCATTTCAATGTTGCAAGCAAGTGATCGGTAAGTTTTTTACCGTCGGTATTGAAGGTAACAATTGTAGAATTCGTCATCGAATCAGGCGTGGATTTAGGAGAAGTTGCAACTTTTCTAAAAAGCTCGAAAATCATTTTAAAGCCTTTGATTTGACTTTCTTTTACCTTAATAACGGATTTGTTTAA
- a CDS encoding NirD/YgiW/YdeI family stress tolerance protein has protein sequence MNMMMKALLVAGVIGSTTVAVANTAVNQAAVAASTPTTVKHALTLKDDSHVQLKGYVVKAIGDEKYEFRDQTGSITVDIDDELWGGKAISAKTPVTIIGEVDIDYKPAKRVEIDVDQVKF, from the coding sequence ATGAATATGATGATGAAAGCGTTATTGGTTGCTGGTGTTATTGGTTCAACCACTGTAGCTGTAGCAAACACCGCAGTGAATCAAGCGGCTGTTGCTGCTTCAACACCAACTACGGTTAAGCATGCTTTAACATTAAAAGATGATAGCCATGTGCAGTTAAAAGGTTATGTGGTCAAAGCTATTGGTGATGAAAAATATGAATTCCGTGACCAAACAGGTTCAATCACTGTCGACATTGATGATGAACTATGGGGGGGTAAAGCGATTTCAGCTAAAACACCTGTAACCATTATCGGTGAAGTGGATATTGATTACAAACCAGCAAAACGCG